In the Pseudomonas sp. ADAK2 genome, one interval contains:
- a CDS encoding GNAT family N-acetyltransferase has product MPLQRLESLSEIAPHTWDALVPENQPFLRHAFLSTLEDSGSVGPHSGWQPEHLLHVEGERLIAALPSYRKWHSYGEYVFDHAWADACARAGIEYYPKLLTAVPFSPVSGPRLLAANVEDGFELLRSLPGYLEIEELSSAHINFTDPFTDAALAEQPGWLQRIGCQYHWQNRSYRDFQDFLDALSSRKRKQMRKEREQVAGQGIEFEWLEGAQLTERQWDFVYACYANTYAVRRQTPYLTREFFSLLAERMPEAIRVVLAKQGSRPVAMAFSLVGGDSFYGRYWGCLAEFDRLHFETCFYQGMDYAIANGFQRFDAGAQGEHKLIRGFEPVITHSWHYLRHPGLKAAVKDFLEQERAGVLAYAEHASAALPYKQL; this is encoded by the coding sequence ATGCCGCTGCAACGTCTGGAAAGCCTGTCCGAAATCGCGCCGCATACGTGGGACGCGCTGGTACCTGAAAATCAGCCATTCCTGCGCCACGCCTTCCTCAGTACGTTGGAAGACAGCGGCAGCGTCGGCCCGCATTCCGGCTGGCAACCCGAGCATTTGCTGCATGTCGAAGGCGAGCGTCTGATCGCGGCTTTGCCCAGCTACCGCAAATGGCATTCCTATGGCGAGTACGTGTTCGACCACGCCTGGGCCGACGCCTGCGCCCGTGCCGGGATCGAGTACTACCCCAAGTTGTTGACCGCGGTGCCGTTCAGTCCGGTCAGTGGGCCGCGTCTGTTGGCGGCCAATGTGGAAGATGGTTTTGAATTGTTGAGAAGTCTGCCCGGTTATCTGGAAATCGAAGAGCTCTCCAGCGCGCACATCAATTTCACCGATCCATTCACCGACGCCGCGTTGGCCGAACAGCCAGGTTGGTTGCAGCGCATCGGCTGCCAGTACCACTGGCAGAATCGCAGTTATCGAGACTTCCAGGACTTCCTCGACGCGCTCAGTTCGCGCAAGCGCAAGCAGATGCGCAAGGAGCGCGAGCAAGTGGCGGGGCAGGGCATCGAGTTCGAATGGCTCGAGGGTGCGCAACTGACCGAGCGGCAGTGGGATTTTGTCTATGCCTGCTACGCCAATACCTACGCGGTACGTCGGCAAACGCCGTACCTGACGCGGGAATTCTTCAGCCTGCTGGCCGAGCGCATGCCGGAGGCGATTCGCGTAGTGCTGGCCAAGCAAGGCTCACGGCCGGTGGCCATGGCCTTCAGTCTGGTGGGCGGCGACAGCTTTTACGGCCGTTACTGGGGTTGCCTGGCGGAGTTTGATCGCCTGCATTTCGAGACCTGTTTCTATCAGGGTATGGATTACGCGATTGCCAACGGCTTCCAGCGTTTTGACGCCGGGGCACAGGGCGAGCACAAGTTGATCCGCGGGTTCGAACCGGTGATCACTCACTCTTGGCATTACTTACGTCATCCGGGGTTGAAAGCGGCAGTCAAAGACTTCCTGGAGCAGGAGCGAGCCGGTGTATTGGCTTATGCCGAACACGCCAGCGCCGCATTACCGTATAAACAGCTATAA
- a CDS encoding putative porin encodes MRLASTKTAAALCGGLMLAMSVPASAAVDAKLLDMLKANGSISQAQYAELQAELARDQKDQQIARQAQQETNEQIAATAKKTNELSTFDQKLAWAAKTQFKGDVRFRQETVKNDGVSNNKDQDRQRIRVRLGAYSEINPQVDTGIRIATGNNDDARSTNQSLDGYFDKKSIWLDQGYVDYHPDAIKNLHVVGGKMPQQWVSMGDIIWDSDISPEGLALTYKYPLGGSTELFGSAGHYTLKDNVDGDGVQFKHDLRLYAGQLGARFAITDNLKLTLGGSVYGYDNDDDITAGGTTTPSILATNGNTPNEQFKLYEGFGQLDIGGLPMPLSVYGQYVNNKDASNDQDSAWLAGVKTKLYGFAVDYNYRDVQRNAVVGAFTDSDFANGFTGSRGSKVKVSYELDKNFALGATYFMAKSDFTNATLRDSDIKTLQLDAEAKF; translated from the coding sequence ATGCGTCTTGCTTCCACGAAAACTGCGGCGGCCTTGTGTGGCGGCCTGATGCTGGCCATGAGCGTTCCGGCCAGCGCCGCAGTCGACGCCAAACTGCTCGACATGCTCAAGGCAAACGGCTCGATTTCCCAGGCGCAATACGCCGAACTGCAAGCCGAACTGGCCCGTGATCAGAAAGACCAGCAAATCGCCCGCCAGGCTCAGCAAGAGACCAACGAACAGATCGCCGCGACCGCGAAGAAAACCAATGAACTGAGCACCTTCGACCAGAAACTGGCGTGGGCCGCCAAGACTCAATTCAAGGGCGACGTGCGTTTCCGCCAGGAAACGGTCAAGAACGACGGTGTTTCGAACAATAAAGACCAGGACCGCCAGCGTATTCGGGTCCGCCTGGGTGCCTACAGCGAAATCAACCCGCAAGTCGACACCGGGATCCGTATCGCCACCGGCAACAACGACGACGCTCGCTCCACCAACCAGAGCCTGGACGGTTACTTCGACAAGAAGTCGATCTGGCTGGACCAGGGTTACGTCGACTACCACCCCGATGCCATCAAGAACCTGCACGTCGTGGGCGGCAAGATGCCGCAGCAATGGGTGAGCATGGGCGACATCATCTGGGACAGCGACATCAGCCCGGAAGGCCTGGCACTGACCTACAAGTACCCGTTGGGCGGCAGCACCGAGCTGTTCGGTAGCGCCGGCCACTACACCCTCAAGGACAACGTCGACGGCGACGGCGTGCAATTCAAGCACGACCTGCGCCTGTACGCAGGTCAGTTGGGCGCGCGCTTCGCCATCACCGACAACCTGAAACTGACCCTGGGTGGCAGCGTCTACGGCTACGACAACGACGACGACATCACCGCCGGCGGCACCACCACGCCATCGATCCTGGCCACCAACGGCAACACCCCGAACGAACAGTTCAAGTTGTACGAAGGCTTTGGTCAGCTCGACATCGGTGGCCTGCCCATGCCGCTCTCGGTGTACGGTCAGTACGTCAACAACAAAGATGCCAGCAACGATCAGGACTCTGCCTGGTTGGCCGGTGTAAAGACCAAGCTCTACGGCTTCGCGGTGGACTACAACTATCGCGACGTGCAGCGTAACGCCGTGGTCGGCGCCTTCACCGATTCCGACTTCGCCAACGGTTTTACCGGTTCGCGTGGCAGCAAGGTGAAAGTGAGTTACGAGCTGGACAAGAACTTCGCCCTTGGTGCGACGTACTTCATGGCTAAATCCGACTTCACCAACGCCACCCTCCGGGACTCGGACATCAAGACCCTGCAACTGGATGCCGAAGCCAAGTTCTAA
- a CDS encoding beta-ketoacyl-ACP synthase III — translation MHNVVISGTGLYTPANSISNEELVQSFNAYVAQFNADNADAIARGEIEALTESSAAFIEKASGIKSRFVMDKDGILDPQRMAPRLPERSNDEWSVLCQMAIGAAEQALQRAGKTAADIDGVIVACSNLQRAYPAIAIEVQEALGIEGFGFDMNVACSSATFGIQAAANSVQLGQARAILMVNPEVCTGHLNFRDRDSHFIFGDAATAVIIERADLATSKYQFDIVSTKLLTKFSNNIRNNFGFLNRAAEEGIGAKDKLFVQEGRKVFRDVCPMVAELIATHLDENKLNIGDVKRFWLHQANLSMNHLIVKKLLGREATEEEAPVILDTYANTSSAGSVIAFHKNQDDLASGSLAVLSSFGAGYSIGSVILRKR, via the coding sequence ATGCATAACGTCGTCATCAGCGGCACCGGCCTGTACACCCCGGCCAACAGCATCTCCAACGAAGAGCTGGTGCAGTCTTTCAACGCTTACGTCGCGCAATTCAACGCCGACAATGCCGACGCCATCGCGCGCGGCGAGATCGAAGCGTTGACCGAGTCCAGTGCAGCGTTTATCGAAAAAGCCTCCGGTATCAAGAGCCGCTTTGTCATGGATAAGGACGGCATCCTCGACCCGCAACGCATGGCGCCACGCCTGCCCGAGCGCTCAAACGACGAATGGTCGGTGCTGTGCCAGATGGCCATCGGCGCGGCCGAGCAAGCCTTGCAGCGCGCCGGCAAGACCGCCGCAGACATCGACGGCGTGATCGTCGCCTGCTCGAACCTGCAACGCGCCTACCCGGCCATCGCCATTGAAGTCCAGGAAGCTTTGGGCATTGAAGGTTTCGGTTTCGACATGAACGTCGCCTGCTCCTCGGCGACGTTCGGTATCCAGGCTGCCGCCAACAGCGTGCAACTGGGCCAGGCCCGGGCGATCCTGATGGTCAACCCGGAAGTCTGCACCGGCCACCTGAACTTCCGTGACCGCGACAGCCACTTCATCTTCGGCGACGCCGCCACCGCGGTGATCATCGAACGGGCCGACCTGGCGACGTCCAAGTATCAGTTCGACATTGTCAGCACCAAACTGCTGACCAAGTTCTCCAACAACATCCGCAACAACTTCGGCTTCCTCAACCGCGCGGCGGAAGAGGGCATCGGTGCCAAGGACAAACTGTTCGTGCAGGAAGGCCGCAAGGTATTCCGCGATGTGTGCCCAATGGTTGCCGAGCTGATCGCCACGCACCTGGACGAGAACAAGCTCAACATCGGCGATGTGAAGCGCTTCTGGCTGCACCAGGCCAACCTCAGCATGAACCACTTGATCGTCAAGAAGCTGCTGGGTCGCGAAGCCACCGAAGAAGAAGCGCCGGTGATCCTCGACACTTACGCCAACACCAGCTCTGCAGGCTCCGTGATTGCGTTTCACAAGAACCAGGATGACCTGGCCAGTGGCTCGCTGGCGGTACTCAGCTCGTTTGGTGCCGGGTATTCGATTGGTAGCGTGATTCTGCGCAAGCGCTGA